The Pseudodesulfovibrio sp. zrk46 genome contains a region encoding:
- a CDS encoding transporter substrate-binding domain-containing protein, producing MRSLFAIAIVAALLLTCSTTGVALAKDFEWYREHGVTIVNPPGAAPMSFQGLNGQPKGYIVDVWKKWSEKTGIPVFFRFAPWPQTLRMVKDGEVDLHGGLFRNDERAAYLDFSRPYHELKSALLVSRDKDTKLDKIYANYAIGVLDKGYAEYFLRKEHPEAKLVPLDTIAEIAEALVAGKIEALAGDHPVMGYEVGNLGHSNKLIVKTILYTQFLHAATAKGNETLIKLVDQGFSEFSTTEHELLGERWFVTEAEETHWLRDTILILAILLSGVFVFFLYDSWHVRKRDEEAEEDE from the coding sequence TTGCGCTCACTCTTTGCCATAGCGATTGTCGCTGCGTTGCTGCTGACTTGCAGCACGACAGGCGTCGCGTTGGCAAAGGACTTTGAGTGGTATCGCGAACATGGCGTGACCATCGTCAATCCGCCGGGCGCAGCCCCCATGTCCTTTCAGGGATTGAACGGGCAGCCCAAGGGATACATTGTCGATGTGTGGAAAAAATGGTCCGAAAAGACGGGAATCCCGGTCTTTTTCCGTTTCGCACCATGGCCTCAAACCCTGCGCATGGTCAAAGACGGTGAAGTGGACCTCCACGGCGGCCTGTTCCGCAATGACGAGCGCGCCGCGTATTTGGATTTTTCACGACCCTATCATGAGCTCAAGTCTGCCCTGTTGGTGTCACGGGATAAAGACACCAAACTCGACAAGATCTATGCAAACTACGCCATAGGCGTGCTGGACAAAGGATATGCGGAATACTTCCTGCGCAAGGAACATCCCGAAGCCAAGCTTGTGCCGCTGGATACCATAGCCGAGATAGCCGAAGCCCTTGTGGCCGGAAAGATCGAGGCGCTGGCCGGAGATCACCCCGTAATGGGATACGAAGTGGGGAATCTGGGCCACTCCAATAAGCTGATCGTCAAGACAATTCTCTATACACAATTCCTGCACGCAGCCACTGCCAAGGGGAATGAGACCCTCATCAAGCTGGTGGATCAGGGGTTCTCCGAGTTCAGCACGACCGAGCATGAACTCCTGGGCGAACGATGGTTTGTCACCGAGGCTGAGGAAACCCACTGGTTGCGTGACACCATCCTTATTCTGGCAATTCTCCTGTCCGGTGTTTTCGTCTTTTTCCTATACGACAGTTGGCATGTGCGGAAGAGGGATGAGGAAGCAGAAGAAGACGAATAA
- a CDS encoding ATP-binding protein: MKMIGEELETFFAPAARLSKEDVTQVSEELREEFLLPWFDAVPVSILVLNEHRQIVFSNNTFNELTEKQLEEIIGMRPGEALDCVHSNLVEAGCGCSSFCNTCGAANAIIKSMGGENDCQDCRLIRLVNDAEAPLDLQVFTKPVTFRDQQFVFLFAMDVSHELRLRYLNNTFYHGLINASGGLNTLTQMMEEDNENNPLFPLLATSSKRILRDVIFHNDLSAGEEGRLGAIKTSFNLPDFIDKLVEEECEIRNVQPLVVERKYECGDIHTDKRILGHVIRCMLVNALESLQDKCDVITLSAVTGESGRTVLTIENCGEIPENIAKHIFKRYISTKSPERGLGTYVIKLFTERYLDGNAEFSSQDGRTTFSIRLPK, translated from the coding sequence ATGAAAATGATCGGAGAAGAGCTAGAGACTTTTTTTGCCCCGGCAGCGAGACTGTCCAAGGAAGATGTCACTCAGGTGTCAGAGGAACTGAGAGAAGAATTTCTGCTTCCGTGGTTTGATGCGGTCCCGGTCTCCATACTGGTTCTCAATGAGCATCGACAGATCGTATTCAGCAACAATACCTTTAATGAGCTGACAGAAAAACAGCTTGAAGAGATTATCGGCATGCGTCCGGGCGAGGCCCTGGATTGTGTGCACTCCAATTTGGTCGAAGCCGGTTGCGGCTGCTCAAGCTTCTGCAATACGTGCGGTGCGGCCAATGCCATCATAAAAAGCATGGGCGGGGAAAATGACTGTCAGGATTGCCGCCTCATCAGACTCGTCAACGACGCCGAAGCACCGCTCGATTTGCAGGTCTTCACCAAACCTGTGACGTTCCGGGATCAGCAGTTCGTCTTTCTCTTCGCCATGGACGTCAGTCACGAGTTGCGTCTCAGGTATCTGAATAACACTTTCTACCACGGGCTGATCAATGCCAGCGGTGGCCTGAATACCCTGACCCAAATGATGGAAGAGGATAACGAGAACAACCCGCTCTTCCCGCTGCTCGCCACCTCCTCCAAGCGTATCCTGCGCGATGTGATCTTTCATAATGACCTCAGCGCCGGAGAAGAAGGGCGTCTGGGCGCCATCAAGACCTCGTTCAATCTTCCGGATTTCATCGACAAGCTGGTGGAAGAGGAGTGCGAAATCCGCAACGTCCAGCCGCTCGTGGTGGAGCGGAAATACGAGTGTGGCGACATCCATACAGACAAACGTATTCTGGGTCATGTCATCCGGTGCATGCTTGTGAATGCCTTGGAATCGTTACAGGACAAATGCGATGTCATTACGCTGTCGGCAGTGACGGGCGAGAGCGGCAGAACAGTGCTCACCATAGAGAATTGCGGCGAAATTCCCGAGAACATCGCCAAGCACATTTTCAAGCGATATATTTCGACCAAATCACCGGAGCGTGGTTTGGGAACCTACGTTATAAAGCTCTTTACGGAGCGCTATCTGGACGGTAATGCTGAGTTTTCAAGCCAGGATGGGCGAACTACGTTCAGCATCCGGTTACCCAAATAA
- a CDS encoding LysR family transcriptional regulator has translation MELYQLRTLIAVAEEGNFTRAGKRVHATQPAVSAHIKALEEELGVRLFDRTPRGVELTVAGSELIADAIDVLAAAEKLQARAVTLRGEVVGNFTIGLCADMAFLKVEKLLEHMGERFPMLNMQLLQIPSGAVLTDLRAKNLDAGFVFSGNPYSDLQAIKLTEPEYFIVGAAKWRDRLENAGPEELSQFTWGMATENSPLREIQLSIFSEYAIRPAQTIGANSEEVLRPLVEEGRVLAMMREDEAMELVESGKGAICTSLGKHPTELNFVYRKSQADEPALDALISVVKDVWEV, from the coding sequence ATGGAATTGTACCAACTGAGAACGCTCATAGCCGTTGCAGAGGAAGGCAACTTCACCCGGGCGGGCAAACGCGTGCACGCTACCCAACCCGCTGTCAGCGCCCATATCAAGGCACTGGAAGAAGAGCTTGGCGTACGCCTGTTCGACCGCACCCCGCGTGGCGTTGAACTGACTGTGGCCGGTAGTGAATTGATTGCCGACGCCATCGACGTGTTGGCCGCCGCCGAGAAGCTGCAGGCCCGGGCCGTGACCCTGCGCGGCGAAGTGGTGGGTAATTTCACCATTGGCCTGTGCGCGGACATGGCATTTCTCAAAGTGGAAAAACTGCTGGAGCACATGGGCGAACGCTTCCCCATGTTGAATATGCAGCTCTTGCAAATCCCATCAGGCGCAGTGCTTACCGATCTCCGCGCAAAGAATCTGGACGCGGGCTTTGTGTTCTCAGGTAACCCCTACAGCGATCTGCAGGCCATCAAGTTGACCGAGCCGGAATACTTCATTGTGGGGGCCGCCAAATGGCGTGACAGGCTGGAAAACGCCGGCCCGGAAGAACTATCTCAATTCACTTGGGGTATGGCCACCGAAAACTCGCCGCTCCGGGAAATCCAGCTCTCGATCTTCAGCGAATACGCCATTCGCCCTGCCCAGACCATTGGTGCCAATTCCGAGGAAGTGCTTCGTCCGCTGGTAGAAGAAGGCCGGGTACTGGCCATGATGCGCGAAGATGAGGCCATGGAGCTGGTGGAATCCGGCAAGGGGGCCATCTGCACCTCACTCGGCAAGCACCCCACCGAACTGAACTTCGTCTACCGCAAGTCACAGGCTGACGAACCCGCGCTCGACGCGCTCATCAGTGTAGTGAAAGATGTGTGGGAAGTGTAA
- a CDS encoding HAMP domain-containing sensor histidine kinase, translating into MNKLIRFILTLLAVLLLSGASFARAEVKNVLLLNSYDLDIDWTASITKGVEETLDGFNGKYKLFIEFMDTKNHFSPEYLELLNQKYKLKYGDTKLAAVITSDDNAVNFAMEHRHELFNGAPIIFCGVNNLGLAEQENFKNITGVFEAPDMAATIRSAIDLQPGLKTIYFVIDDTTTGRIMRARSQDMVNKFQGEVDITWLDNMSMEWMQKTLAGLPKDSAAFLATFTKDADGVSYTFSESITKLYSTSNVPIYGVWDFYLGEGIVGGKLASGRYQGEMAASMAVDVVEGKSIDLIPVMLQKSNRYMFDYNVMEKFGLSQSNLPEQAIIINVPQSIYDTYAFEAWTLTIVAVVLSVMVIILLVNNRARRFAEKELEDLNNYQETIIESRTEELMHRSRELEMANYELRKVDELKTAVLNTVSHDLRTPLTAVLGFCKLIDRDFTKYFLPFSKEKGLDKKGRRISDNLNIIEQEGERLTRLVSDFLDLSKIESGGIAWNDVAVDPVKMLTQAAPILEGYFTDSPVSFRLEMKTDLPKVVADPDRILQVLNNLVGNAAKFTHEGEVVIKADTTESGWLRVSVKDTGRGIPADELESVFDKFYQVAKAESDLKQVTRGSGMGLAISKKIIEHYNGSIRAESVVNQGSIFTFTMPAAGE; encoded by the coding sequence GTGAACAAATTGATACGGTTCATACTGACATTGTTGGCAGTATTGCTTCTGTCGGGTGCAAGTTTTGCCCGGGCAGAGGTCAAAAACGTGCTGCTGCTCAACTCCTATGACCTTGATATCGACTGGACGGCATCCATTACCAAGGGTGTTGAAGAAACTTTGGATGGATTTAATGGCAAGTACAAGTTGTTCATTGAATTCATGGACACCAAGAACCATTTCAGTCCGGAATATCTGGAGCTGTTAAACCAGAAGTACAAGCTCAAATATGGAGATACCAAGTTGGCTGCCGTCATCACTTCGGATGACAATGCCGTCAATTTCGCCATGGAGCACCGCCATGAATTATTCAATGGCGCGCCTATCATCTTTTGCGGCGTCAATAATCTTGGATTGGCCGAGCAGGAGAATTTCAAGAATATTACAGGGGTATTTGAAGCACCGGACATGGCTGCTACCATCCGCTCGGCCATAGATCTGCAACCCGGTCTCAAGACCATCTATTTCGTCATTGACGATACGACCACCGGAAGAATCATGCGTGCCCGGTCGCAGGATATGGTCAATAAGTTCCAGGGCGAAGTGGATATTACGTGGCTGGACAACATGTCTATGGAGTGGATGCAGAAGACGCTGGCCGGGTTGCCAAAAGACAGTGCCGCATTTCTGGCGACTTTCACTAAGGATGCCGATGGAGTTAGCTATACATTCAGCGAAAGCATCACCAAACTGTATTCCACCTCAAACGTCCCCATTTACGGCGTATGGGACTTTTACCTCGGTGAAGGTATCGTGGGCGGCAAGCTTGCGTCGGGACGCTACCAGGGCGAAATGGCGGCTTCCATGGCCGTGGATGTAGTTGAAGGTAAGAGCATCGATCTGATTCCGGTAATGCTGCAGAAATCAAATCGATACATGTTCGATTACAACGTGATGGAGAAGTTCGGGTTGAGCCAAAGCAATCTGCCTGAACAGGCTATCATCATCAACGTTCCGCAATCCATTTACGATACCTATGCGTTCGAGGCGTGGACACTCACTATTGTGGCCGTTGTGCTTTCAGTGATGGTCATTATCCTGTTGGTCAACAACCGGGCACGTCGATTTGCGGAAAAGGAACTTGAGGACCTGAATAATTATCAGGAGACGATCATTGAATCGCGCACCGAAGAACTGATGCATCGCTCCCGTGAGCTGGAGATGGCCAACTATGAGCTGAGAAAGGTGGATGAGCTCAAGACGGCTGTACTGAATACGGTTTCCCATGATCTGCGTACGCCACTGACCGCAGTGCTTGGTTTTTGCAAATTGATCGATCGTGATTTTACCAAATATTTCCTGCCGTTCAGCAAGGAGAAAGGGCTGGATAAAAAGGGCCGGCGGATCAGTGACAACCTGAATATCATCGAACAGGAAGGGGAGCGCTTGACCCGTCTGGTGAGCGATTTCCTTGATTTGTCCAAGATTGAGTCCGGTGGCATAGCCTGGAACGATGTGGCTGTTGACCCGGTCAAAATGCTTACGCAGGCCGCTCCGATCCTGGAGGGGTACTTCACGGATTCCCCTGTGTCATTCCGATTGGAGATGAAGACAGATCTTCCCAAGGTCGTAGCCGACCCAGACAGGATTTTGCAGGTTCTCAACAATCTGGTGGGCAATGCTGCCAAGTTTACTCATGAAGGAGAGGTGGTAATCAAGGCAGACACCACCGAAAGCGGCTGGCTGCGGGTGTCCGTCAAGGATACCGGAAGAGGCATCCCTGCTGATGAACTGGAGAGCGTATTCGACAAGTTCTATCAGGTGGCCAAGGCGGAATCAGACCTCAAGCAAGTCACTCGCGGTAGCGGCATGGGCCTCGCAATTTCGAAAAAAATTATCGAGCACTATAACGGTAGCATTCGAGCAGAGAGTGTCGTTAACCAAGGGTCAATATTTACTTTTACCATGCCGGCGGCTGGTGAATAA
- a CDS encoding tetratricopeptide repeat protein → MKLLLSIILAAMLVLPGCIESKTPGEEDIERARTAYSKGFYLEAEKDYERYLQVEPQGKNRREAWDRLSEIAVSIKGDLDRAVVLLEAMYLELGVDPEDAWRIMFQLGDVYAQLGNRAKAIESFEKCLVHAMNSPEHTYQTQLRMAKLYRIMGNYELVADTLENCANQAENDDYKANCLYELAQSYSFISNWSQSKRALEMLLELQDVEEETRVLSIFLLADIYENERDYTKTKELLESILETYPNPKVIESRLSSLPYIPPPKIAPPPKN, encoded by the coding sequence ATGAAACTACTTCTATCAATCATACTCGCAGCCATGCTGGTGCTGCCCGGCTGTATCGAATCGAAAACACCGGGCGAAGAGGATATCGAGCGTGCACGTACGGCGTATTCCAAAGGCTTCTACCTTGAGGCCGAAAAGGACTACGAACGATACCTGCAGGTCGAACCACAGGGCAAAAATCGCCGTGAGGCATGGGATCGGCTGAGCGAGATCGCGGTGTCCATCAAGGGTGATTTGGACAGGGCTGTTGTGCTGCTCGAAGCCATGTATCTGGAGCTGGGTGTGGACCCGGAAGATGCGTGGCGCATCATGTTCCAATTGGGCGATGTGTATGCACAACTGGGCAACCGGGCCAAGGCCATCGAGTCCTTTGAAAAGTGCCTGGTCCACGCCATGAATTCACCGGAACATACCTATCAGACGCAGCTGCGCATGGCCAAATTGTATCGGATCATGGGCAACTATGAACTGGTGGCTGATACGCTGGAAAACTGCGCCAATCAGGCCGAGAATGATGATTACAAGGCAAATTGCCTGTATGAATTAGCCCAGAGCTACAGCTTCATTTCCAATTGGAGTCAATCAAAGCGCGCCTTGGAAATGCTGCTGGAACTTCAGGACGTGGAGGAAGAGACGCGCGTCCTGAGTATCTTCCTGCTGGCGGACATTTATGAGAACGAGCGGGATTATACCAAGACCAAGGAACTGCTGGAATCAATCCTGGAGACGTATCCCAATCCCAAGGTGATTGAATCGCGACTGTCCAGCCTGCCGTATATACCACCGCCGAAGATTGCTCCGCCACCGAAGAATTAA
- the gyrA gene encoding DNA gyrase subunit A, translated as MSNTITIESELKKSYLEYSLSVIIGRAIPDVRDGLKPVHRRILYAMHDLGNYHNRAYKKSARVVGDVIGKYHPHGDSAVYDALVRMAQDFSMRDMLVDGQGNFGSIDGDAAAAMRYTEVRMAKLCGEFLGDIEKNTVDFRANYDNTMQEPSVLPTKVPNLLLNGTTGIAVGMATNIPPHNLGELIDGSVHLLDTPDCTAIDLMQHVTGPDFPTGGMVFGGQGLIDAYTTGRGSIKMRGVVEVEEAKKGKKERIVIREIPFALNKSSLVEKIAALVHEKRIEGISDLRDESDRNGIRIVMDLKRGAIADIIINSLYKFTPLESSFGINMMAVVGKRPMLLNLKEVLSHFLDHRREVIIRRTKFDLEKCERRVHILEGLRIALDNIDEVVKLIRASKTPDEARQGLMDRFELTEIQAKAILDMRLQKLTGLEHDKLLEELAELMKKIEYFKSILENEEVLKGVIRTELMEIKENYATPRKSELLMADPDSIDIEDLIPDEETVITLSQRGYIKRTPLSNYTAQRRGGKGISGVQTGDGDFIHTFMLTTNHQHLVMFTNFGKMFKIKVHQVPEGSRYAKGGHVNNLLPLDKDEYIATCLSLREFEDDRFFLFVTKKGMIKRSSIGLYGNCRSTGIRAVNLRDNDELMMVREIEPDVDCILATRDGSAIRFNINDARPLGRATAGVKGVALRGDDEVVACVVTGDEERDQLLTVSEGGFGKRTSIDQYRVQSRGGKGILNMRLTNKTGKVVGARMVNESDDVILLTTQNKVIRMSVGEVSLTRGRATQGVRLVRMDGSNSVAGFDLVMDDDDKLNDNPA; from the coding sequence ATGAGTAATACGATTACTATCGAAAGCGAACTCAAGAAAAGCTATCTTGAGTACTCCCTCTCGGTCATCATCGGGCGTGCCATTCCGGATGTGCGTGACGGCTTGAAGCCGGTTCACCGCCGCATCCTGTACGCCATGCATGACCTGGGTAACTACCACAACCGTGCGTACAAGAAGTCCGCGCGTGTTGTCGGTGACGTCATCGGTAAATACCACCCGCACGGCGACTCGGCAGTCTACGACGCCCTCGTCCGTATGGCGCAGGACTTCTCCATGCGCGACATGCTGGTGGACGGCCAGGGTAACTTCGGTTCCATCGACGGCGATGCCGCGGCAGCAATGCGTTACACCGAAGTACGCATGGCCAAGCTCTGCGGCGAGTTCCTCGGCGACATCGAAAAGAACACCGTCGACTTCCGGGCCAACTACGATAACACCATGCAGGAGCCCTCTGTCCTGCCCACCAAGGTGCCCAACCTGCTGCTCAACGGTACCACCGGTATCGCGGTCGGTATGGCCACCAATATTCCGCCTCACAACCTGGGCGAGCTCATCGATGGTTCCGTGCACCTGCTGGATACTCCCGATTGCACGGCCATTGATCTGATGCAGCACGTCACCGGTCCTGACTTCCCCACCGGCGGCATGGTCTTCGGCGGGCAGGGACTGATCGACGCCTACACCACTGGCCGCGGCTCCATCAAAATGCGCGGTGTGGTTGAGGTGGAAGAGGCCAAAAAGGGTAAGAAAGAGCGTATCGTCATCAGGGAAATTCCCTTTGCGCTCAACAAGTCCAGCCTGGTCGAAAAGATCGCAGCCCTGGTCCACGAGAAGAGGATCGAAGGTATCTCCGATCTGCGCGACGAATCAGACCGCAACGGTATCCGCATCGTCATGGACCTCAAGCGTGGCGCCATCGCAGATATCATCATCAACTCCCTCTACAAGTTCACTCCGTTGGAGAGCAGCTTCGGCATCAACATGATGGCCGTTGTGGGCAAGCGTCCCATGCTGCTGAACCTGAAAGAGGTTCTCAGCCACTTCCTGGATCACCGCCGCGAAGTCATTATTCGCCGCACCAAGTTCGATCTCGAGAAGTGCGAGCGCCGCGTCCACATCTTGGAAGGTTTGCGCATCGCCCTCGACAACATCGACGAAGTGGTCAAGCTCATCCGCGCATCCAAGACGCCTGATGAAGCCCGTCAGGGACTCATGGATCGCTTCGAACTTACCGAGATTCAGGCCAAGGCCATCCTCGACATGCGCCTCCAGAAGCTCACCGGTCTCGAGCACGACAAGCTGCTCGAAGAACTGGCCGAGCTGATGAAGAAAATCGAATACTTCAAGTCCATCCTCGAGAACGAGGAAGTGCTCAAGGGTGTCATCCGCACTGAGCTCATGGAGATCAAGGAAAACTACGCCACTCCGCGTAAGTCCGAACTCCTCATGGCTGACCCGGATTCCATCGACATCGAAGATCTCATCCCGGATGAAGAGACTGTTATCACCCTGTCCCAGCGCGGTTACATCAAGCGTACACCGCTCTCCAACTACACGGCCCAGCGTCGTGGCGGAAAGGGTATCTCCGGTGTTCAGACCGGCGACGGCGACTTCATTCACACCTTCATGCTGACCACCAACCATCAGCATCTGGTGATGTTCACCAACTTCGGCAAGATGTTCAAAATCAAGGTGCATCAGGTTCCCGAAGGTTCCCGCTACGCCAAGGGTGGACACGTCAACAACCTGCTGCCGCTGGACAAGGATGAATACATCGCCACCTGTCTGTCGCTGCGTGAGTTCGAAGATGATCGATTCTTCCTCTTCGTCACCAAGAAGGGCATGATCAAGCGCTCCTCCATCGGCCTGTACGGCAACTGCCGTTCCACCGGTATTCGTGCGGTCAACCTGCGCGATAACGATGAGCTGATGATGGTCCGCGAGATCGAGCCTGATGTGGATTGCATCCTCGCCACCCGCGATGGTTCCGCCATCCGCTTCAATATCAACGATGCCCGTCCGCTCGGACGCGCCACCGCTGGTGTGAAGGGTGTGGCCCTGCGCGGCGACGATGAAGTTGTTGCCTGTGTCGTCACCGGCGATGAAGAACGCGATCAGCTGTTGACTGTCTCTGAGGGCGGTTTCGGTAAGCGTACTTCCATCGACCAGTATCGAGTACAATCTCGCGGTGGTAAGGGTATCCTGAACATGCGTCTCACCAACAAGACCGGTAAGGTCGTCGGTGCACGCATGGTCAACGAGAGCGATGACGTGATCCTGCTCACCACGCAGAACAAGGTCATCCGCATGTCCGTTGGCGAAGTGTCCCTGACCCGCGGTCGCGCCACCCAGGGTGTGCGACTGGTACGCATGGACGGCAGCAACTCCGTGGCAGGCTTCGACCTCGTCATGGACGATGACGACAAACTGAACGACAATCCGGCATAA